In the Dioscorea cayenensis subsp. rotundata cultivar TDr96_F1 chromosome 12, TDr96_F1_v2_PseudoChromosome.rev07_lg8_w22 25.fasta, whole genome shotgun sequence genome, one interval contains:
- the LOC120273967 gene encoding uncharacterized protein LOC120273967 has translation MGSKTRPIFPMPGSQHYSDYGFDSQFDYFQVLEEARRHGKRGETRGTIEGHHFKLQKPISKDDSRARSKKRKQWWKTAFLFWKRKNARGNENNRMDSGHRDSTHRAVSGPLYLTESLGSRTPCRSNRSGSGPLRFSPAERAGIPYLNLREFNVIESHRVSATSAHPHVPVYLVT, from the exons ATGGGGAGCAAAACCAGGCCAATATTTCCAATGCCCGGATCACAGCACTACAGCGACTATGGCTTCGATTCTCAGTTCGATTATTTCCag GTCTTGGAGGAGGCGAGGAGGCATGGGAAACGAGGGGAAACGAGGGGAACAATAGAAGGGCATCATTTCAAGCTACAAAAGCCCATCTCAAAAGACGATTCCCGGGCGAGATCTAAGAAACGTAAGCAGTGGTGGAAAACCGCGTTTCTCTTCTGGAAACGAAAGAACGCGAGGGGAAACGAGAACAACCGGATGGATTCAGGTCACCGGGACTCCACTCACCGGGCCGTGTCGGGACCGTTGTATTTGACCGAGAGTCTCGGTTCGAGGACGCCGTGTCGGTCCAACCGGTCCGGTTCGGGCCCGCTCCGGTTCAGCCCGGCCGAACGGGCTGGAATCCCGTATCTGAACCTCAGAGAATTCAATGTGATTGAGAGTCACCGGGTTTCTGCCACGTCAGCACATCCGCACGTGCCGGTTTACTTGGTCACGTGA
- the LOC120273578 gene encoding LOW QUALITY PROTEIN: protein TPR1-like (The sequence of the model RefSeq protein was modified relative to this genomic sequence to represent the inferred CDS: deleted 3 bases in 2 codons): MSSLSRELVFLILQFLEEEKFKESVHKLEQESGFFFNIKYFDEKVQAGEWDEVEKYLSGFTKVDDNRYSMKIFFEIRKQKYLEALDRHDRAKAVEILVKDLKVFSTFNEELFKEITQLLTLENFRENEQLSKYGDTKSARSIMLIELKKLIEANPLFREKLVFPTLKASRLRTLINQSLNWQHQLCKNPRQNPDIKTLFTDHTCAPPNGARAPSVSVPLAAVPKPATYTPLGPHAPFPPAAAANASALAGWMANAAGSSSVQSAVVAAPTISIPPNQVSILKHPRTPNTLTMTDYQNADSEQLMKRMRSSTHQADEVTYPAPIPQIAWSLDDLPRTVACAMNQGSNVTSMDFHPSHHTLLLVGTGTGEITLWEIGLRERLVSKPFKLRDIASCSSQFQAAMVKDTSISVTKVSWSPDGNLIGVAFSKHLIHLHAYQAPNELHQHIEIEAHMGGVNDIAFAHPNKQVSVVTCGEDKLIKVWDLTGQKLYTFEGHEAPIYSICPHHKENIQFVFSTAIDGKIKAWLYDNIGSRVDYDAPGRSCTTMLYSSDGSRLFSCGTSKEGDSFLVEWNESEGAIKRTYVGFRKKSAGVVQFDTTQNHFLAAGEENQIKFWDVDIVNMITSTDADGGLQSLPRLRFNKEGNLLAVTTVDNGFKILANAEGHRSLRAFGSRSFEAFRAQYESSPVKVSVAPVVASISPSISRVDRLDRSSPAKPSPILNGGSPSSRGMEIKPRILEDLSDKAKQWELSEILDPLHCRVVPMPEGTEPASKVARLLYTNSGGGLLALGSNAIQRLWKWSRNEQNPSGKATASIAPQHWQPNSGLLMINDVSETNLEEAVPCIALSKNDSYVMSACGGKVSLFNMMTFKIMTTFMPPPPTSTYLAFHLLDNNIIAIGMEDATIHIYNVRVDEVKTKLSGHQKRITGLAFSNSLGILVSSGADAQLCIWNTDNWEKKKSIAIQLPAGKPPAGDTRVQFHSDQIRLLVSHETQIAIYDTSKAERIRQWVPQGTLSAPISHAAYSCNSQLVYAAFCDANIGVFDADNLRLRCRIAPSAYLSSPAANSNPPVYPLVIATHPQEPNQFAIGLTDGSVKVIEPIESEGRWGNSSPVDNGVSNGRATASSATSNSAADQLQR, from the exons ATGTCGTCGCTGAGCCGGGAGCtggtt tttcttattctccaGTTCCTGGAGGAGGAGAAGTTCAAGGAGTCTGTCCACAA GTTGGAGCAGGAATCTGGATTTTTCTTCAATATAAAGTACTTTGATGAGAAAGTGCAGGCAGGGGAGTGGGACGAGGTGGAGAAGTATCTCTCTGGGTTCACAAAGGTTGATGATAATCGATACTCAATGAAGATCTTCTTTGAGATAAGGAAGCAGAAGTATCTTGAAGCGCTTGACAg GCATGACAGAGCAAAAGCGGTGGAGATATTAGTGAAAGAtctcaaggtt ttctcaacGTTTAATGAGGAGTTGTTTAAAGAGATTACTCAGCTTCTCACACTTGAAAATTT CAGGGAAAATGAGCAATTATCAAAATATGGTGACACAAAGTCGGCTCGAAGCATCATGCTTATTGAGCTGAAAAAACTTATAGAAGCCAATCCTTTGTTTCGAGAGAAGCTAGTTTTTCCCACTCTCAAGGCATCACGATTGAGAACTTTAATCAACCAAAG CCTTAATTGGCAACATCAACTTTGCAAGAACCCAAGGCAGAATCCTGATATTAAGACGTTGTTCACGGACCATacttgtgctcctccaaacgGTGCTCGTGCACCTTCAGTTTCTGTACCTCTTGCAGCTGTTCCCAAGCCTGCTACATATACGCCACTTGGGCCACATGCG CCATTCCCACCTGCGGCAGCAGCAAACGCCAGTGCTTTAGCTGGCTGGATGGCTAATGCTGCTGGTTCATCATCAGTTCAATCTGCTGTTGTTGCTGCACCTACCATATCTATTCCACCCAATCAAG TTTCTATCTTGAAACACCCCAGAACTCCAAATACTCTCACTATGACAGACTATCAGAATGCTGACTCTGAGCAATTAATGAAGCGTATGCGGTCTAGTACACACCAAGCTGATGAG GTTACATATCCTGCTCCTATTCCACAAATTGCATGGTCGTTGGATGACCTGCCAAGAACAGTAGCTTGTGCCATGAATCAGGGATCAAATGTGACAAGCATGGACTTCCATCCTTCTCATCACACACTACTATTAG TGGGCACCGGGACTGGTGAAATTACACTATGGGAAATTGGTTTACGGGAGAGGCTGGTGTCAAAGCCATTCAAACTGCGAGACATAGCATCTTGTTCTTCTCAATTTCAG GCTGCAATGGTTAAAGATACTTCCATATCAGTTACTAAAGTTTCATGGAGTCCAGATGGAAACCTGATTG GGGTTGCATTTTCAAAGCACTTGATTCATCTACATGCCTATCAAGCTCCTAATGAGCTACATCAACATATAGAG ATTGAAGCTCACATGGGAGGAGTTAACGACATAGCATTTGCTCATCCAAACAAACAAGTATCTGTCGTGACTTGTGGTGAAGATAAGCTTATAAAG GTTTGGGATTTGACCGGTCAGAAGCTTTACACTTTTGAAGGTCATGAGGCTCCTATTTATTCCATTTGCCCCCATCATAAGGAGAATATACAG TTTGTTTTCTCAACTGCTATTGATGGGAAAATTAAGGCATGGCTGTATGATAACATAGGATCTAGAGTGGACTATGATGCTCCTGGGCGTTCGTGCACGACAATGTTATATAGCTCTGATGGAAGCAG ATTGTTTTCCTGTGGGACTAGCAAAGAAGGAGACTCATTTCTTGTAGAGTGGAATGAAAGTGAAGGGGCAATAAAGAGAACATATGTTGGTTTCCGGAAAAAATCAGCTGGTGTTGTTCAGTTTGACACTACCCAAAACCACTTTTTGGCTGCTggtgaagaaaatcaaattaagtttTGGGATGTGGACATTGTGAACATGATCACAAGCACAGATGCAGACGGTGGACTTCAG TCTCTCCCGCGATTGAGATTCAATAAAGAAGGAAACCTTCTTGCTGTTACAACAGTGGACAATGGTTTCAAGATACTTGCCAATGCAGAAGGACACAGATCTCTGCGAGCTTTTGGAAGTCGATCCTTTGAAGCATTTAGAGCTCAATATGAAAGTTCTCCTGTCAAG GTTTCGGTTGCTCCTGTGGTTGCTAGCATCTCCCCAAGCATAAGTAGGGTGGATCGCTTAGACAGAAGCTCTCCTGCAAAGCCATCTCCTATTCTT aatggggGATCACCCTCTTCTAGGGGGATGGAGATCAAACCCAGAATTTTGGAGGATTTATCTGATAAGGCCAAACAATGGGAATTGTCTGAAATTCTGGACCCGCTTCATTGCCGTGTTGTTCCAATGCCAGAAGGCACAGAGCCTGCCAGCAAG GTTGCAAGACTTCTTTACACAAATTCCGGGGGTGGTTTGTTAGCTCTAGGATCAAATGCTATCCAGAGATTGTGGAAATGGAGTCGGAATGAGCAGAATCCTAGTGGCAAG GCCACTGCCAGTATTGCTCCACAGCATTGGCAACCAAACAGTGGTCTTCTTATGATCAATGATGTATCAGAAACCAACCTTGAAGAAGCAGTTCCTTGCATAGCACTCTCAAAGAATGATTCGTATGTCATGTCGGCTTGTGGAGGGAAGGTCTCTTTGTTCAACATGATGACATTCAAG ATAATGACTACATTCATGCCCCCGCCACCTACTTCGACTTATTTAGCCTTCCATCTACTAGACAATAACATCATCGCTATTGGAATGGAAGACGCTACTATACACATTTATAATGTTCGCGTGGATGAG gTTAAAACAAAACTGAGTGGTCATCAGAAGCGCATAACTGGACTTGCCTTTTCCAACAGTCTTGGCATCTTGGTTTCTTCTGGTGCTGATGCTCAG CTATGTATATGGAACACTGACAACTGGGAGAAAAAGAAATCCATTGCAATTCAATTACCTGCAGGGAAACCACCTGCTGGTGATACTCGAGTCCAGTTCCATTCCGATCAAATTCGCTTGTTAGTATCCCATGAAACACAAATAGCAATATACGACACATCCAAAGCGGAAAGGATCCGTCAG TGGGTTCCCCAAGGTACACTTTCTGCGCCGATATCCCATGCAGCTTATTCATGCAACAGCCAGCTGGTTTATGCAGCCTTCTGTGATGCAAACATCGGGGTGTTTGATGCCGATAACTTGAGATTAAGATGTCGCATTGCGCCTTCTGCTTATTTATCTTCTCCAGCTGCAAACAG TAACCCTCCAGTGTATCCTCTGGTGATCGCGACACACCCACAGGAACCAAATCAATTCGCAATCGGATTAACTGATGGATCAGTTAAAGTCATCGAGCCAATCGAGTCCGAGGGTAGATGGGGAAATTCATCGCCCGTCGACAATGGAGTTTCGAATGGCAGGGCAACTGCATCATCAGCCACTAGCAATTCAGCTGCTGACCAGCTTCAAAGATGA